Sequence from the Pirellulales bacterium genome:
CCACAGTTTTTGATCGCTGCAGGGCTTTTCCAAGAATGTGGTGGCGCCGTTGCGCATGGCGCGCACCGCCGTGGGAATATCGCCGTAACCGGTGATGACGATCAGGGGAAGATCGGTCCCTTCCTGGATCAGCCGTTCCTGCAAGTCCAAGCCCGACATGCCTGTCATGCGGACGTCGACCACGATACAACCCGTTTGGCAGCGATCGAAGCGTGCCAAAAAGTCTTCGGCAGATGCGAAGGTTTCGGCCTGCAAGCCATGAGATTGAATCAAGGCGGCCATGGATTCGCGGGCGGCGGGATCGTCGTCGATGATAAAGACGGGATCAAGGGTGGCTGTAGGCATGATGTGGTTCCTCCTTGAATATCGGCAGCGTAAAATAAAAGGTAGTGCCCTCGGCGGAGTTGGATTCGACCCAGAGCCGGCCCTGGTGAGATTGCACGATGGACTGACAGACCGCCAAGCCTAGGCCCATGCCTTCCGACTTGGTGGAGAAGAAGGGCTCGAACAATTTGGCGACGCGGTCGGCGCCGATGCCGCAGCCGTTATCGTGGACGGCGACTTGCACAGCGTCGTCGACAATTTCGGTGCGTACCAACACGGTTCGGTCGGATATTGAATTTTTTCCCAGCGCTTCGACGGCATTGCGGAGCAAATTGATGAGCACCTGCTGGATTTGGATGGCATCGGCCAGAATCAGCGGGAGATTTTCGGCCAATTCGCAACGTACCAGCAATTGGTGTACGCGGACATCAAAATTGAATAAGAGCAGGCAGTCTCGGACCAATTCGTTGATATTGACGGTCGAGCGCAAGTGAGTCTTGCGGCCGAAGCGCCCGGCTCGGCGAATGATTTCGGCCGCGCGGTTGGCCTGCTGGGAAATTTGCTTGAGCCAATTGAACAAATTGGGGCGTTGCACGAGGGGAGATTTCGCCAACTCGTTAATGCCGGCCTGGGCGAAATTGGCAATGGCATGCAACGGTTGATTGATTTCGTGCGAGATTTCCGAGACCAATCCGCCGATGGTGCAAAGCCGTGTTATGTGAGCCAACTCGGTCATGTTCTGCTGAGCTTGTTCCTGCGAGCGAACGCGATCAGTAACGTCGCGGCAGATGGCCAGAGTGGATTCGACGGAACCGTCTGGGGCGAATTCCGGGAGAAAACGGCTTTCGAAATGCCGCAGGCCCTGGCGGCCGTCATAAGCAAATTCAATGGTCTGCCTGTCGCCGGTATCAAAGACCGCTTGCATGGTTTTGTGCCACAAGCACACCAGATTGTCGGGCATGCCTAAGTCGGCGTTGGATTTTCCTAAAAATTGCTCGGCGGGAATGCCGGTGACGCTTTCAACTGTTCGATTGATGAAGATGTGCCGATACTGGCGATCGAACCTGGCGACGATATCGGGCAAATTATCGGCCAGCGCGCGGAACTCGCGCTCGCTGCGGCGGACGGCGTCTTCTGCACAGCGTTTCTCGGTAATATCCCAAAAAATTCCCTGCGTGCCGATGACGCGACCTTCGGCATCGACGACAGAGGTTTTGACGGTGCGGACCGTGCGGAGGGAGCCATCCGGGGCACGCAGGTCTTCTACGGTTTCCAACGGCGTCCCGGTTTGTACAACACGCTGATCATCGGCGCGATACTTCGAGGCCAACTGCGGGGGGCAATGCTCGAAGTCGGTCATACCCAACACTTGCTCCACCGATTTGCCGATGGCTTCGCAGAAGCGCGTGTTGGCGTACGTGAATCGTCCTTGCAAATCCTTGCGAAACACACACTGCGGGATATTTTCCACGAGCGAACGGTAAAGGGCTTCGGAATCGCGCAACTGCTCTTCGAGCAGGGTTCGTTCGGTGATCAATTCGGCCAAGATGACGACGCCGCCGATTTGCCCATTGGATTTAAACCACGGATGAACCACGGACCTGGAGTAATCTGTGCGACCGTTGAATTCGCAAAAAAATTCATCGTTGCGCCGGACAACTTCGCCCTGCAGCGCGCGGCGGTGGTCATCCTTCCAACGCTGTGGAAAGTTTGGCAGATCCTCGTAGTGATGCCGCCCGATAATATTTTCCGGCGGAATATGAAGATCGGTCACCCAGCGACGGCTGTGAGCCAGATAACGCATTTCTTGATCGAACATCGCCACAGCCGCCGGAACTTGCTCGACAAAATGTCGCAATTGTTCTTCGCTTCCACGCAACACACGATAGGTTTCGTTAAGCTGTTTGCCATGTCGGCGGCTGGATAACGCCAAGCCGGTTATGACGGCGCCGCAGCAGGCTAAAATGACCTCGTTGGCGATGCGAATCCAAAGCTGATTATTTGCCAGCAACTGACTTTCATATTCGACGTCGTAAACCGCCATTACGGCGCAGAACACGAAGTACAGCCAAGTCGCAAGCGGAGGCAAGGACCAGGCCGCCAGGATAATCAGCGGGATATACAGCACCTGGACCACCAACACGGGAACGGCGAGGTCGAGTGCGAAGACCAGCATGGCAGCGGCAACGAGCGCGGAAACTCGCCAACCGGAAAGTGGTGATGTTTTGCCCACGATCTTTCCCTCAGAACCCCCTGATGCTTGTCCCCGCAACGGAAAACCGCAACCAATTTCCAAACAAGCCGAAGCGACCTCCCCGCCCAGTGTAAAACACACGAGTGGATTGCACGAGCAGGTCAAGCCAGATGGGGGGAGTCTACTCAATCGTCTGGCTACTGTCGTTGCGGTTATCCGCAAACTCTGCCCGATGATTTACAAATTTCCACAATCTTCCACCTGTAATGTGGAAATTTGCCCGGTCGAATTTTGCCGGCTTAGCTGTCGCAGATGAGCTTCACTTCTGCCGGATCAATACCGCTAACCACCTCGACGTGTCCCAGGCGCGTGGGCAACACGAATTGCAACTTCCCTTGGCTGGTTTTTTTATCGTGCCGCATTGCCGTGAGCAGGCGGTCGGCATCCGCCTTGGGCGCCGTAACCGGCAAGCGCAACGCTAGGAGTAGGTTTTGTTGCCGCTGGACAAATTCGTCGTTCACACGCTTCAGCCGTTGGGCCAGCCGGGCGGCGCACATCATGCCGATCGAAACCGCTTCGCCATGCAGCAACTGTCCGTACCCTGTCACCGCTTCCAAGGCGTGGGCGAAGGTATGTCCGTAGTTGAGCATGGCGCGGCGGCCGGTTTCTTCGCGCTCGTCGGCTTCCACGACGTCGGCCTTCAATCGGCAGCAGCGAGCAATGATATCTGGCAACACGCCGCCTTGCCGCAAAACCAATGCGGGGGCATCCCGTTCTAGGCGGCCAAAGAATTCGGCATCCATAATCACGCCGTATTTGACGACTTCGGCGAGGCCGGAAAGGTATTCTCGTTCCGGCAGCGTGTGCAAGGTGTCAGTGTCGACGAATACGGCGGCCGGTTGCCAAAACGCCCCGACCATATTTTTGGCTTGCGGCAGGTTGACGCCGACTTTGCCTCCCACCGAACTGTCTACCTGCGCCAACAGCGTGGTGGGTACTTGCACGTATGCAATTCCTCGGCCGTAGCAAGCTGCTACAAAGCCTGCCAAATCGCCCACGACACCTCCCCCAAGCGCCACAATGAGCGATTGCCGATCGGCACCTAGTTCAAGCAACTTATTCCAAAGCCGTTCGGCTTCCGCAAGGCATTTGGTTTGCTCGCCAGCGGGCACACCGACGACATCAACTTTCGCGCCAGTCGCCGCTAAACCATGGGCCACGGGCGCGGTGTGAAGCGGTTCCACTTTGGAATCGGTAATGATGATCGCATGGCCGACCGGCCCGCGCTGACCCAAAAACTTCCCAACGGATGCCAAGATTCGCTGCCCGATGCGAATCTCGTAACCGCGCTGTTGCAAGTTGACGTGAACGGAGACGAAAGATTCAGCCACAGAAGCACGTTCAAAAAGAAATGGGGCATCCTTGGTACCGCAACGCTTTTCCGAGCTACCGCGCAGCCAAACGTTCTAAGTCGGTTTCAGTGACTGTAATTTTGCGACAAAAGCCGGTATGCTGACGCAGGTACGACACGTCGGCACAGTTTTTGGGGTCGGCGTGCAGAGCGGATTCCACACGTGCCCGATCGGCGGGTTCCCAATCTTCATAAGCGTCGGGCCAAATCGTAGCCTGTTCGACCACCAGGGCTTCACGATACGGATCAAATTCGTTGGGCATGGCAACGGCGTGAGGTGCGGGTATCAAACGGAGAAATGTCAGAACATCTAACAAAGTGATTCTTACCCCTTGCCTCGGCCCTCTCCCACAAGGGGAGACGGCGTATTTTTGTTAGATGCCCTAAATATCGCTCTCAGTATACTGACCGGCCAATTCATCGCCAAGGTTCCAGCTTGACGACCCATGTCGAAAATCCGCGGTAAAATAATTATTTTATTGATGTTCGCCGCCGCGGCGAGCATTGCTGGTTTTTCCATCTGGTATAACCAGCGGCAATCGTACCGCGTGATTGCGGCATTGTCGCCGCGGGTGACGCAATTAATTGCTTATGCTCCCCAAGCTGAAATCATGCGGCTTTTGCCCACCAGGGGCGGTGGAGCCGGCGGTTCGACAAGCGATCCGCCCGAAAATTCGGAAATCGTCAACATACAAAATCACACTTATCGAATCAGCACGCAAAAAAATGCTCTTGCCTTGGAGCATTTTACGGACGTCCGCCATTGGCTGTTGCACAACGACAATTACGATTGGAACCCCTCGCCGGACAACAACGTCGGCGGTTGGCAATACCTGGTCGAATTTACCGACGGCGCCAATCAAGCGCGGTTGGCGTTCGACTTGCATCATCAATGCTTGATGCTGCTGCCCGACGGCGCCCCGCTCTGCGTAGTTCCCATGCAAGAGGGACTGCAAGCATTTTTTGATACCCAATTTTTGCCGGTGGAAAATGCCGCCCCCAATACAGATTGATTTCAATCTGCGGTCGATCGGTCTAGGCTCAACCACATCCGTCCGTTTATAATCGCTCCCCGCGCGCCGCCTGTGAATCATAGTTTGGCGGCTTGGAAAGGGGTTCGGCTGCTGGGAAACGGAGTTTCACGATGCGATCGCTGGCGGTGTTGAATCAAAAAGGCGGAGTCGGCAAAACCACCACGGCCGTCAATTTAAGCGCTGCCTTGGCGGCGGCCGGCCACCGAGTGTGCTTGATCGATCTTGATCCGCAAGCGCATGCCACATTGCATTTGGGTCTCACTCCGGGCGAACAGGGCCACTCGATTTACGAAGTGCTTTTGGGCGATACCGCTTTGATTGCAGCACAGCGACAAGTGGTGGAAAACCTGTGGCTGGTCGGTTCGCATATCGATTTAGCGGCCGCGGAGGTCGAATTGGCCGGCGTGGTGGGCCGCGAATCGATCCTACGCGATAAACTTGCCGGCATCAATCATTTGGATACGCCTTTCGATTTTCTTCTCATCGATTGTCCACCATCGCTGGGCGTACTGTCGCTCAATGCTCTCGCCGCCGTCGACGAAGTGTTACTGCCACTGCAGCCGCATTTCCTGGCCCTGCACGGCCTGAGCAAATTGCTGCAAACCATTGACGTGGTTTCGCGCCGGCTGAATCCGGGGTTGAAACTATCCGGCGTGGTGCTTTGCCAGTACGAATCGGCCACGCGGCTGGCCAGCGAAGTGGGCCAGAACGTGATCGACTATTTCGACAGCCAGCGCGATCTACCCACGCCCTGGTCGGCAGCTCAGATTTTTCGAACGCGCATTCGCCGGAACATTCGCCTGGCGGAAGCACCCAGTTTCGGGCAATCGATTTTTCAATACGCGGCCGATTCGCACGGAGCGGAGGATTACCGCCAACTGGCCGAAGAGTTGCTGCGGATGTCTGTGAAAGCATTGCTCGTGAAATCCGCCTGAGCGCGTTGCCGCATAGACTTACTTATCGCACGACCCCCCTTCGTCCCCTTTACACCGAAATGCTGGTAACGGCTTGGAAATCGGGATCGGCGCGGAGTGGATCGAAATCGTGTTCGGTTTCGACCAGAGTGCGAAAGGTGCTATCCAAAGATAAAGCCTGCGACAGATACGCCAGCGACTGCCGCTTGTTGCGCGCCAAACTCCAATAGCAGGCTAAATTGTAGTTCACCACGGCGCTGCCCGGCTCGATGTCGAGCGCTTCTTCCAGCGCTTCGATGGCCAAATCCAAACGACCGGTGCGCTTGTAGCACCAACCCAAAGCCAGCCAGGTGTCGACGTTTTGTGGATCGCTTTCCGCTGCGGCAGAAAGAGGCGCCAGCGCATCTTTGAAGCGCTCCATCATGCGCAGCGCTTGGCCCTTGATCAATTGCACCTGCGGACTTTGCGCGGCCGATTCGCCCAAATGTTCCACGACTTCCAAGGAGCGCTGTGCCAGCCGATCGCGGACAAGTACGGGCAACTCCCATTGATCGGAAAACACCAAGGCCAGGTCGAGATAGCCCTCGGCCTCGCGCACCAATTGTTGTCGCTGTAGTCGATTGATGGAGGACATGGAACAGCACTTTCCCATCAACGTGAAACGCGTTGATGGACCTGAAACCCGGCGGCTGCAGCACCATGACAAGTGGTTTCAAATAGCCTCCCTGCGCGGGTGCGGAGACGTAACCTCAGTGTTGCGCCACGCAGTCGTCTAGTAACTTAATCTTACACGTAAGTGGCCCATTTCCCAAACGCATTGACGGTGCAACACACGTTTTTTTTGCTTTGCTCTGCCGGAATTAACAGCCAGCTAAACTCCAACGATCCGGAAACAAATGCCGGAGCGGAGATGATTCGTTCTTCGCGGCAGGCAATGGGCAATCGATTGCTAACATTGATGAAACTGAACGTAAATCGCGTCGTATCGGGCGGCGGCTTCCGCGCTAGCTTCCCAAGGCGGTTTCTATTTCGGGCGCGTGGCAGGAAATCAACACGGGGTTATTTCCGTCAACAACAATGATGCTCTCTGACTGCGCCGGTAGCGCCTGTACATCGTGTTGCCAATGACGGAAATCGAATCGCCGCAATCTCTTCGGTTCCAAATCTCTAGGACTTGCACAGTTTGGCTCGCTGCTTGCGATTACACCCAATCACCGCTGCATTGGATTCGGATTGCTAATAGCACATTCACGGCCAGTCATTTTAGTTCACGGCCATGGGGAGCGGCCAAGGCCGAGAACAGCGGTCGAAGCTGAAAACGTTCTCGGGAGTTTGTCAAGCATGCGCTGGATTGTCGGAATTATATTTCTGCTGAGCCTTGTCGCGGGGCTAGCCTGCCAGATCGATTTTTCGGGAAGCAGTACGGCCAATCCACCACCCCCTTCCGCTTGGCGACTTACTCCCAACGGTTGGCAAAAAATGGCTTCGCGCACGGTCCAGATTCCGGTCGAGCATGCTCAGGAAGACCCTTCGATTGGACTTCCGCATCCGATCGTGCTGGCGCTGTTCGTGTCGTTGCTGTCGTTGTTGGCTCTGGTGGCATTTAGCCCTTCGCGGCCGACTTCGAATCTCGGCCCCGAGCATGATAGCCCGTCCGAATTAGTCTACATCGAGCTACGCAGCCAAGCATGGCTTAACGGTTGCTAGCCGGAGAGTTTGGAACCGGCATCGTCTTCATCGGCCGCTGCGAGATTGCTCCAACTCGCGATAGATTTGCCGGTTAGGACAATTTCTCTCCACGCCGGCCATTTCTCGCTAACGCATATTTTCGGAAAAATTGTGCGTTTATGTACGCCTGTGCTGTGTCGCTGACACTATTACTCTTAGCGGGCGTAATTCAACGGCTTGGCGTCCGTTATCGGGCGAGCCAAGCTTCTGCTGAGCATTATGTGCCGGCATTTGGCTCGGCAGCAGCCTCATCCTCCCAAGTTTTGAAACAGCCTTTTTAAAAGTCAGATGTCGGTAGGCTCACCCGCTGGAAGCCGTTTTTCACATTTTTCTTGGAGTTCGATCATGCGTTTAACGTTGCGAACCATGCTGGCATACCTCGACGGTATTCTGGAACCGGCCGACCGAGATGAGATTGCCCGGAAAATTGACGAAAGCGAATTTGCCCGCCAACTGGTGCAACGCCTCCGCGATTGCGCGGGCAATCCCCAACTAGCAGCTCCCAAAGTTTCCGCCAAAAACACAGGCTTGGATCCCAACCTCGTTGCCGAGTACTTGGATAACACCCTGGCAGGCGAGCGCGTGCCGGAATTCGAAAAAGCATGCTTGGAATCCGACATCTATCTGGCCGAAGTGGCAGCTTGCCATCAAATTCTTACGATGGTTTTGGCCCAGCCTGCGGATATTGATCTGGAAATGAAGCAACTGATGTACGGGGTGATTCATCAAGCAGCGCAACAGGCGTCAAAGTCGAGTGTAGCGGACCGAGCGGCGGACGAACGCGGCCCAGCGCTACCTGATGATATCTGGGTGAAGCCGCAGCGGCGCAAACCGGAAATTCCTGATTATCTGCGCGAAGGACCCAAGCGCTTCAGGTGGAAGCCGGTGGTAGCCGCCGCACTGTTGTTGTTAATTCTGGTGGTTGCCATCACCATGGTTTTGGGACCGTTGGACCGCACTCATCCGATCGCGCGCTTATTAGGTTTCGGTCCAGCGGCGGAAAACCAGGCGAATCCAGCCGAGGCGGGGAATGAGCACGGCAGCAATACCGAGACTCCAAATACGACGGATCACGCATCGACTTCTGGCACATCGAAGTCGGAACCACGCGATCAGGGCAGCACTACCAAACCTCCAGATGCCCCTTCTACCAATCCGACACCTCTCGCTGGAAGCGCCAATGCGTCCGACAACTCCGGGACCGAAAAAACTGCGTCCGACTCTTCGCAGACTGATACCAAAACCGCAGCGCAACCCTCCAATCCGGCAAGTGACACAACACCCGCAGCCACGGTCACGGCAAACACCGCAGCGTCTGCTGCCGGCACAGTGACACCGCCGGCTGCCGCTGCAAATCCTCTTCCTTCTGCCGGGCTGCCTTCTACGGTACTTCCTTCTACGGGGCCATCTACCACGGCAAATCCGCTCGCGCCGGAACCGGACGCGTCAACAGTCGGTTCAAACCTTAAACCTCCGCCCACCCCAGAACCACCCGCCGGCAACGCTGTTGTTCCACCACAATCTGCGGTTGCCGGACACGAAGCGCCTGGCAATGCCCAGGAGACGACGACGCACGGTCTCATGTTGCCGCCACAAACCCGCGATGCCACCGTGCCCGTCGACAACACGCCGTTGGGTCGGTTTCTGCCGAGCAAGGACGTGGTCCTGTTGAAGTTTGATGCCGCTGCAAATCAATGGTCCCGGGTCCCCTCAGGGGCCTCGGTCACCGCCGGCGAGCAATTGCTGGTATTGCCCACATATCGTCCGACTATCACCCTTTCTACTGGGATTACACTCGAGATTCCCGATGAAACTTTATTACAACTGCAACCGGCCAATACCCAAGGCGTGCCTACGGTGAAATTGGTTTATGGACGGCTAGTCGCGATCACCGCAGGCAAACCTGGACCCCAGCTAAGTTTGGATGCCGGTGGAATGAAAGGGGTGATCTCCTTTGTCGATGCCGAGGCCATGTTGGGAGTGGAGGTGCGTCGATATTACTCCGCCGGATCAAATCCGGAAGTTGAAGAACCGCATGTGG
This genomic interval carries:
- a CDS encoding PAS domain-containing protein yields the protein MGKTSPLSGWRVSALVAAAMLVFALDLAVPVLVVQVLYIPLIILAAWSLPPLATWLYFVFCAVMAVYDVEYESQLLANNQLWIRIANEVILACCGAVITGLALSSRRHGKQLNETYRVLRGSEEQLRHFVEQVPAAVAMFDQEMRYLAHSRRWVTDLHIPPENIIGRHHYEDLPNFPQRWKDDHRRALQGEVVRRNDEFFCEFNGRTDYSRSVVHPWFKSNGQIGGVVILAELITERTLLEEQLRDSEALYRSLVENIPQCVFRKDLQGRFTYANTRFCEAIGKSVEQVLGMTDFEHCPPQLASKYRADDQRVVQTGTPLETVEDLRAPDGSLRTVRTVKTSVVDAEGRVIGTQGIFWDITEKRCAEDAVRRSEREFRALADNLPDIVARFDRQYRHIFINRTVESVTGIPAEQFLGKSNADLGMPDNLVCLWHKTMQAVFDTGDRQTIEFAYDGRQGLRHFESRFLPEFAPDGSVESTLAICRDVTDRVRSQEQAQQNMTELAHITRLCTIGGLVSEISHEINQPLHAIANFAQAGINELAKSPLVQRPNLFNWLKQISQQANRAAEIIRRAGRFGRKTHLRSTVNINELVRDCLLLFNFDVRVHQLLVRCELAENLPLILADAIQIQQVLINLLRNAVEALGKNSISDRTVLVRTEIVDDAVQVAVHDNGCGIGADRVAKLFEPFFSTKSEGMGLGLAVCQSIVQSHQGRLWVESNSAEGTTFYFTLPIFKEEPHHAYSHP
- the aroB gene encoding 3-dehydroquinate synthase, whose translation is MAESFVSVHVNLQQRGYEIRIGQRILASVGKFLGQRGPVGHAIIITDSKVEPLHTAPVAHGLAATGAKVDVVGVPAGEQTKCLAEAERLWNKLLELGADRQSLIVALGGGVVGDLAGFVAACYGRGIAYVQVPTTLLAQVDSSVGGKVGVNLPQAKNMVGAFWQPAAVFVDTDTLHTLPEREYLSGLAEVVKYGVIMDAEFFGRLERDAPALVLRQGGVLPDIIARCCRLKADVVEADEREETGRRAMLNYGHTFAHALEAVTGYGQLLHGEAVSIGMMCAARLAQRLKRVNDEFVQRQQNLLLALRLPVTAPKADADRLLTAMRHDKKTSQGKLQFVLPTRLGHVEVVSGIDPAEVKLICDS
- a CDS encoding AAA family ATPase, with product MRSLAVLNQKGGVGKTTTAVNLSAALAAAGHRVCLIDLDPQAHATLHLGLTPGEQGHSIYEVLLGDTALIAAQRQVVENLWLVGSHIDLAAAEVELAGVVGRESILRDKLAGINHLDTPFDFLLIDCPPSLGVLSLNALAAVDEVLLPLQPHFLALHGLSKLLQTIDVVSRRLNPGLKLSGVVLCQYESATRLASEVGQNVIDYFDSQRDLPTPWSAAQIFRTRIRRNIRLAEAPSFGQSIFQYAADSHGAEDYRQLAEELLRMSVKALLVKSA
- a CDS encoding tetratricopeptide repeat protein, which encodes MSSINRLQRQQLVREAEGYLDLALVFSDQWELPVLVRDRLAQRSLEVVEHLGESAAQSPQVQLIKGQALRMMERFKDALAPLSAAAESDPQNVDTWLALGWCYKRTGRLDLAIEALEEALDIEPGSAVVNYNLACYWSLARNKRQSLAYLSQALSLDSTFRTLVETEHDFDPLRADPDFQAVTSISV